aatgagAGAATCAAATTACAACATACATCTTGCATCTTCTCCTCCTGCTCTCCAATGAATGATTTTCGTATGTGGAATTtcagaaacaaaagaaaaaaatagtataatcaCCCAGACAAAACTCTTTTTAACTTGTTGTGTCCATGTCTTTACTTCCAGCAACAACTTTGCGGTGGCGCCTATTACCAGTTTTCCTATCTCTTCCACGCCTTCCCGGCCCTCTCCTGCTGGGTGGACTTCCAACCTTTTCGCTGACCACCTCGAGAATTGGAGCTGGCGGAGGGGGTGGTTGAACATGACCTGCTGGTGGAGCCAGCCGCAGCAATATATCCCTGTGGTATTTCTGCATTCACAAAGAAGAGAGAGTAGGGGTTGATCAATTGAAATAAGATTAACGAGAGACAATGAAAAAACTATTAAAACACAGTATAAGTTAGTAAGTGCGTTCGTGTCTGTGCCTGAACCACCATCTTTTTTCGGGAAAAGAAAAACTATGACAGCATACATATAGTTTAATCAGATACTCAAACATGATTGTGGGGAAAATACCTGAATCACAAAGTTGCGTCTTTCACAGTCCAAGAACATGTTAAAATGAAAATCCACCTTCGACAAAATTTTATCCCTGACGGTTGAGAAACTAATCTGGTCCCTGGAAGTAAATCTGTCAACTTCATTGAACCAAAGACAAGTGAAAAGGTTGCTAATCGGCACATGCTCTCGTATTACAACACATCCTTCAGGAACATCTGCAAACCAGCCACAAAGTTTCAGAAAAACAATGAAACGGGTGCACCTCATCCAACATGGATATAGGAAGGTTTTCCTACCACTTGTAAGAGGAAGCTTGGCCTCTGTATATGGGGTCAATCCCTCTCGCTTGTAAAACTCAATCTGAAAGTCGATAGAGGCATTGTCATACTTTTTGGCAGCTTTGTTTGCCTCGGcctcaacaaatacatcaaagCGCCTATAATGCTTTGATATTGCAAAAGTTGCATTCTTCCTCCACAAAAACCTAAATATGGGGGGAACAGAAGTAGCTTAGGTGCCAAAACATGTACTGTGGCaggttaaattaaaaattcgtCTTGCATGTGTAGTCGGAAACAACAAATGTATAAAATATGACTCATAATTAATAGTAACAAAGAAGATTCTACCTTTCAAGAATTTTATATGGATCAACAACAAGCTTAAGCTTCCCATCAACCCATATAGAATAGCGAGCATTTGGAACCAATCTATGCAACAGAAGCTTCGGAATCTGTGGGAAAAGTTAATAGAAGTTAATAGGTACATAAATGTACTACTTTAGGAAATAGAATACACAACAGCGTCTAACGGAGATTTGAGGCTTTCTGTATCATACACAAGCTAAGAATTTCATTTTGAATTAAAAGGAATCATAATGCTACTACAAGAGGATCTAGCAAGTAACAGTACATCCACTGAGCTAATTATTTCTTCCCCTCCCCTCCCAATGTGAGTGTAAGTTAGCATGGCAATATTAACTCCTTCAAAGAAGATTATGAAAATAAGAAACCCTGGCCAACAATATAAACTTAATATATGAGCAAACAAATCATAGAGAAGAGCATAACCATAAGGGGAAAAAATGGTAACGCAGACATTCCATGTGTCAATTTCTATTTCATAGACATAATTGTGCATTAGTGCTTGCCAAATAAGAATTCTGACCTTTCCCGTCCGCCGTGCATCTGTGTAAGGAAGATTATGAGCAACGATAATTCTCCATAAGCCAATCATCTTGCTGCTTCCCAGCTTGCCTGAACTCTTTAGatatttttctgtttcttcATCTACAAACATAAGGAAGCACACTGTCTCCTTTGAATATGTACTTATATCTGCTGGCTCATTTATCTCGTCAAAATTTCCTGAACAATATAATCAGTTTATAGTCAATTACTAGTTTGAAAGAGTAAAAAGCTGCAGATATCATATTATACAGACCAAATATAGCAGATGCAACAACTACTCCATTACACTTCTCCATTTCAAGAATGTCAGCTTCATCAATGTCAAATCCTGTGTTGCGGCCAGGTTTAGTTCCTCTTACAAATCTGATAGATGCACAATGTGTCATTGAAGATGCAGAATGGTTTGGTATCAGTGGAAAGGTACAAAGAATATGCTTTATTACTGGGAAGGTCTAATTATTATAACCAAAAAGAACATTCCTGAGTAGCTATAGATATAAGTCAGGAAATATTGAACAAAGGGTAAAAACATACCCACAATGCACACTCATTGATTCTTGTATATCAAAAGACTCATTCCTTTGCTTCAAAGTAGGATATCCACCAAAGTCTGAACCACCAAATTCTCCAAATCTACTTATATTTTCCTCATAGATATAAGTTAAATTCTTAAGAACTGGTGAAGGTGATGGTGACTTCGGCATCAGCTCAATAGCTTCTTCCACAGGAAGGTAACATACCGGGCATGCTGCATATAAACAACCCAGGAATATACATAATTAGTCTAGATCTATATTATCCCTCATCCTCTGCATCATCATGAATTACTGCAGTTTGAAGAACTATGACATAAGCAGGGATAATGGCTGCAATtccaaattatttaaatacaaaattttctATAAATTCTTACAGCACATGAAAATCGTAAAATAAGACTTACGCCGTGGCCCGGTACGCTTTGGGTCAGATGGTGGGGGAGGAAGAGTGAAGCTATTACATGGATGCCCCTCTGGAAGACTATACCCCAAAAAATAACTAGGGGGAGGAGGCGGTAATGCCAGATTGGTAGTCAAGCCCAGGGCACTTGCCGCAGTAGAGATCAGAGGCGAGGAATCATCTATAGACATGCTTTCATTAACATTAATGCCCTGCACGGCATTTCCTTCCGGAGAATCATCACCTGAAGGCAAGCCACACAACAAACATTATGTCCTATCCTAATTTAACTGAAATCGAGTAACAGATGCGAATCACAACTGAAATTGCAAGCCAAACTAAGCCTAACACAGGACGAACTAGACAGGGATTCGATACTAAAATTGCATAGtgaaaattgcaaaaccaaTAAAACTTTGCCCCATTAAGTGGAGTCAGTTATATAGATCAAACAACAACAGAAAAATCAGAGACATGAAAAACAGCAGTAATCACATTCCAAGACCATAATCAAGAGACAGGAATCGAGAATAGGAACCTTTTCCAACATAGAGAACCCAGATGAAGACGGCAGCGGAGATGGCGCAGAGGAAAAGCATTCCAACCTTTTTGCGACCAGCAAACTTGCAGATCCAAAGGAAGAGTCTCTCCTTATCTTTCTCCTTCACCATCTTGGAAGCCTTGCGTGCCGATGCTGCTTGAATTGGTGACACTCCGTTTTCAAGCAGAGACCCATAACTCCCAGAAGAACGAAGACCTAATGACATTATACCCTCAGCATCAACATCAACACATGCCCCTCTCCCTCTTCATCGTCATTCTCCAACACACCCTTCAATCTTCCAATGCTTACACCCCACAACACATAAAACTCTCAATTGCGGAATTTTAACGAACACGTACTTAGCAAATCGGGATTCAGTTAGCAATGCCACTCTCACTATTCGATTTCCCTTTCTGGGTGTTCAACACACAAAAGAACGTCCAAAAGTAATAAAACGGTGggaagaataaaaaattcagtGGCAGAGAACGGAGCAAAATCGAATCAAGCTCTGGTCCGTATGTGGAAAGAGTTTAACACCTACATCAAAGTCAAATTTCGGTTGTCATCCACTCGGACAAAAATTGGGTCTCAGCAAAAATTCTCACTTTCTTCCAAAAATGGGGATGaatctagggttttcttttttcttgtttgttcttcTTCCCCGGATTGGGAATGTAGGGTTTTCTGAAATCTGAGAGTGGGAAGAAATCCGAGATCAGAAAATTGAAGCagtattttctgttttttaatattgttatcGTAATTTGTTTTTATCGTTGATCCGGAAGTGATGATGATCTTACAGAGGAAGCAATATTTCTTCgattatttatatgataaaaaattaccGAATTGGGAgaatattgaaaaaataaaaacaaaattgaaaaagtttcaaaaaaataaaatttgtggcGCCACCCAACTGATTGCTTGACATCTGCTATCTAATAATTTGATTGGTTATGTCATTAATTCGGTGCTTATTATAAAAGTTGGAGCTTAATGTAGTTAAATCAATAAGAATTTATCTAACTttgccttttttattttttttacagtaaatataatttaattttataccataaatttttttatattaattatataatgtataaatagttatttaaaaaaataataataaattgtacaaattttatactattagacTATTAgtacatcaaaatcaaatttttttaaataaagagttaatttttgaaattttattattttataaataaatatctatTTAGCAAATTAATATTACATTGTTATTTTTCTACCGTTACTTTCTAAAGTAAATAGAATCATTATtgttagtaaaataattttataacttaatatttttagtttttatatttcaaattttcaatacattttaattatctttttaaagaTATTTCTTTGATGGAGGAAAGAGTaattaccaattttttttaaaacattgtGGATATTTTAATGGCTAGATTGTTGCCTCCCTTATGTCCGTGGTTGATGGTGGTTGTCTTTCAATATTTAACGTAATTAGTTTGATTCTATGGATTATTTTATCTTGTTGtatttgaattaaataaataaataaataatacattatTAATCTATGGGATTATTGTTGGGACTGAAGCCCCCAGAATGGGCTAGGAAGAAGGAATATTGGATAAATCGTTGTTGTTATTTGTTAGCCACAGAATGTAAAAGGCGATTTCCTTTTCAGTTTTCAAGCTTGTTTTTTTTCCTAATGAAAGTGTTTCTCTTACCTAGAATCTAGTTAACATGAAAAATGATTTCAGCGGTGTTGATTAGAGGACAGTTTATGGAgacaatatttaatttgttgtgaCATTAattattctctcttttttttattgaattactTGATATGCTTTGGTGAAACTTATtgtcaaatattattattgcttCCTTACGCGGATTTCATTCGTTGTCTTCCTCTTTTCTTAGAAACATCACTCATTGAAGTCTGCACACTTTGGACCTGGAAAagaaatatgaaagaaaaatgctGACTTTAAATATATGGGTCCTTGATGCTTCCACCAATTTATGGTGAAAATGGCATTCTTCAAAACAAATTAAGCCACCCCACCTTATATTAATATGTTACATATCTTATGCACGAGGTTGCTTATATCACCTCCAGAAGCATTTAAAAaacatttgaattttaaaaatttggcaAGGGAAATACTAGATTTAGTTTCTAATATTGTGTGGTTAAATTAATCgatctctaaaattttaaatgaatcaaattagtttttaaaattattaatcattttttaaCAGATATAATCAAGCTGGTTCAAGTCTAAATATAATCAGGCGTATTAAATGGCAAGTGAAAAAACGCGCCAGAAACgaaagaaactatttttttattcgtgttttattatgaaaaaacattacatctttttcaacaggggtgttcgcggtgcggtttggttcgatttttGAGAGAAAAGTCATTCGATCCGATCGTCTAATTTAACTGCGGTTCGATTTGGTTCGGATTTTTTATCAAGACCATTcgaaccaaaccaaatcaattaaaatcggtttggtttggttcggtttgttcggtttttttaatcaattcaaaaaaatactaccatactatttcacaaaatcatAACATTGAAATCAACTAACACAAATACACAATAGCTAACAAAGTCTTGGTCTAATGAAATTTAACgacaaaagaaattcaaatacaacaattaaagaagtttaaaagtttaatagccaacacaactgaaaataaaaataaatttccatTAAAAGATAGCCAAGTTATGGTGTCTTCTCCAACAAAACAGCTAAACTTCTCAACGCAAACCAAGctgaaataaaaaaacagttacacaacaacaacaacaacaacaacaacaacaacaacaacaataataataataatataacactAGTGGAAAAATATTCTAATCTAGTTATATATTCTAATAATAAAGAGAACAATTCATACCATGATACATGTGCCCGAATCAATGGATCAACTCAAAGTTTAAGAGCGTATAAGTCATGCTAACTACACACAACTCAGCAAGAATATTcagtaaataaatatttatctcTCTATTCTTAATTCTTAGTTGGTACTTTGGCCAACGAAAAAGGTAAATCTTGAACCATATCAGTTATCAGAACCTTCTATACAACAATAAGAGCAAGACTGCAATTAGAACCATCAATCCAACAACCATCTAATCAACCCATTGATACGTACATACATACATACTTAATCCATCATCTAGAACCATctgattgaaataaattttaagagtaaacacTCAACATGATAAAGAATAAAGACATCTACCAAAATTTTCTGATTTGATTAATAAAGACATCTATTTAATTCAGAATTACctcatcaataatcaataatagCAGCAGTGAACTCTAAactcaaaataaaaacaaattaaaatgaagaacaaaCTAAAGAATTAATAATAGCAGTGAACcaaaaacaacaatcaataatCAAGAACAAATTTATAACAAGAAAGCCACGAATTTGAATTAAATGGAAAGCAACAAGAAATGGTGTTGGAAAATCCAAGTAAAAGCAGAAGCTCAACAAAATCAGACAGCAGAATAGAAATAGAAGTGAAACATATtcaaggaagaaagaagaaaaaatcgaAATAGTGCTGAGCAAGAGCGCAACagatataaatacataaaatttattgaaCAATGAATCAAGAATGATAGCAAGTCAGCAACAATGAATTAACAAACACCCAAAACAAGGAAGAGCTTTCTATGTTAATTGTTAAGGACATCCTCTGAGCTTGAATATTGAACCATGAACAGTGAACAACATAACAACAATCAGAAGCAATCTCAGGAAATcaagaacaagtaaattaaactaTGAACAACAATTAGAAGCAATTtcagtaaatcaacaacaaataaattaaaccaagaACAAAAATCAGCAACAAATATACACTGAAACAGAATTTGAACAACAGTGAATTCATGATTATTTGAACAGAAATTGAATACCTGAATTAGAGGCTCTATATCTGACTTGACTCGGTGGCTGGGTGGCGGGTGTTGTCCGCGTCTCTGCAAGGTCAGAAACGATGCTGTGGGTGGCGGCGGGGGTGGTGCTGGCTCCGTGACGATGGTGTTGGCTGGTGCTGTCCGCGAGGAGGTGCTGGGACGAAGGGTTCGGCGGTGCTGTGTGAAAGCTGGAAGGGTTTGGCGGCACTGGGAGGTGGTGAGAGGAAGGGGTTCGTCGGTGCAGGGAGATGGTGGGAGGAAGGGGTTCATGCAGGTTGGGAGTGGGAGGTGCTGGCTTTTACAAGAGTGGGAGTGGGTTCTAAAAGTAAAGAGCACAGAGTGAATGTGAGGGTTGGCGACTAGGTTAGGTCACGTTGTGGGGGGTGGGGAGGGTTGGTTTTGTTTGAGTTTTTTTGAACCGGTTCGGTTAGGGTTTTCATTGTCAGAactgaaaaccgaaccgaaccgcactaaaaacagaaaaatacaatttttttggttttcggtttatttggtttttggttttttcgatTCGGTCCGGATcggttttgaacacccctaTTTTTTAACACGAAAAAATATACGAAAACACTCATTCTCTTCGGATCTCTCTCAACATCACTCAAACTTCAATCACATTCTATGCGAAAACCACTACTGAAAAGAAATCGGAAGAAGATTTCGCAAGTAACAACCACAAACGAACGAAAATAGCAACAAAGACTACCAAAGTTATGAGAAAACTACTATTCATTTGAAATCTTGCAATGTCGCGTTTCTCCTAGTTGTATTTTAGTTTTACTGGATTGATTTGCTTCGTTTAGTAGATGAAACTATTGTGAATGATTTTTACAGTATAACTAAGGTTTGGAATgaaatttgttgttattttcattcaattcaGTGGATGGTGTAACTAGGGCTTTAAGATATACGTGCTTGTTCTTACTGGTGTGGATAGTTTAACTAGAGCTTTGAAATTGGTTGTTACTATCTTCAGTACTTTTATATGGAAGaatactattcttgttgattgaaagttgatcatcatttatTAACCACATGAATGAGTTTTGGTTCGGTGgcctttgtgattttgattcTGTGCATGAATGAGTTTCGGTTCGGTGGCTTGTGGCATTTTAATTAACTTGATTAAGATATACATGCTTGTACTTGTTGATATATTGAATGAAGTATTGACAAAAATTTATCATTACAAAACAGAACAAGACAATATCTCCCTTTCTACAAATTTTTTAAGCATGAGTTACACAATATCTCGAGACTTGATGTAAATGAGTTTTTTTTAGGAAAATTGACATTAGAGACAACTCTTTCACTTTGATAAGCCATACTACTGTAAAATTGTCTCATTATATTGGATAGATTTCAGCACGAATGGTAGTTAAACTTGATACTTAAAGAAAGATATCAAGTTTTAGTAAGAGTGTTTAAAGAAGCCAATTTGCAAATGTCATTTTGAAAGAACACCtaattcataaaattttaaaaacttttcttTTGGAAGATGTTGATTTGATTAAGATATACGTGCTTGTTCTTATTTATGTGGATAGTTTAACTAGAgctttgaaattgattgttactatcttcagtacttcttttgcatggaggaatactattcttgttgattgaaagttgatcatcatttatTAACCACATGAATGTTTTTCAGTTCGGTggcctttgtgattttggttctgTGCATGAATGAGTTTTGGTTCAGTggcctttgtgattttggttttgtGCATGAATGAGTTTTGGTTCGGTGGCTTGTGGCATTTTAATTGACTTGATTAAGATATACATGCTTGTGCTTGTTGATGTATTCAATGAAGTATTGACCAAAATTTTTCATTACAGAAaaacagaacaagaaaatggCAACAATGAAGGAGAAGTCGCATTATAAGGTAAGcagattaaatatatttatccgCTTTCATTCGAATAATAtctattttgtattataaatatatcctCACATTCTGTTTTAAAACTTGCAGAAAACTCATTATTGCAGATGCCAAACAAAGGTAATAGCAATAGTGTACTGGGATatgagtcaagaaaagaaagatatagtGGAAGAAATGGGATTTGGTGTCCTAGCAAATGTCCCAGAAATGAATGTCTCTAATACCCTGTTGAAAGAATTGCTTGATCGCTTTGATGAAGAGAAAGGATGCCTGAAAACTCTCCAAGAAAATATACATAACTCCTCGGAAAGTAGCAGCTGCCATCGGCATAACCAACAGAGGTAATACACTTTCCACTTACTGCTTAATTTCAGTTCATTGTTGACCAGAAAGTTAAACTGGCTATTTTTGACTGATTTTTGCTATTAAAATATTGTAGAAAATCGTTTCCTGATAAGGTTGATTACAACAACTTGAATCCAGCAGATAAGAAATGTGCTGGATATGAGCGTAGAAGGAAAGGAGAACCGAAAAAAATTCAAGATGACTTTTGTAGTCTTCATACAAAAGTGATTCTTGTTCCTCACAACGGTAAGTGTGGCCTCCCTAATCCATAAGCCACCGATCTTTCATGTGGACAACATTCGGGAATGAGATTGGGCAAAACATGTGCTCAACATCTTGATGAAAGGAGTTGAAaacaagagaaagggaaagaaacAGTCTGTTGATCGCTGTGTTTTTGTGTTAATGTTGATATACTTTCATGAAACCAAGTTTTCCCACCCGTTTGCACCTGATGCTCCCCCTGCACTGTGGGTGGCCTATTGGACAAGGCAAATGATGCTTGAACGGATTTCATCCGAAGAAACAGAACCATTGGTAAATACTCTACTAAAATTCCCCCAAAAATTTGCTTTCAAATGCTTTTAAAATACTCTACTAACTAAATAAACTTCTGTTTtaggttataattaatttatttgtcctACTTGCAATTGTTAGTTTGTTCATTTGAATGTTTCTGcattaagaaatattttttatgattaaatagTTGTCATGTACTATTCACCATATGAATATTTTTCGGTTCGGTGGGATTGCTTCATTTGGTTCACCGGATTGTtaatgtgttttcttgatgattaaaTAATTGAGTCCTTGTTTCTGTTTTAGGGACTTCTgtacagaaagaaaaaaaagaaagaaaaaacaaaaata
The genomic region above belongs to Arachis duranensis cultivar V14167 chromosome 3, aradu.V14167.gnm2.J7QH, whole genome shotgun sequence and contains:
- the LOC107480795 gene encoding probable hexosyltransferase MUCI70, which translates into the protein MSLGLRSSGSYGSLLENGVSPIQAASARKASKMVKEKDKERLFLWICKFAGRKKVGMLFLCAISAAVFIWVLYVGKGDDSPEGNAVQGINVNESMSIDDSSPLISTAASALGLTTNLALPPPPPSYFLGYSLPEGHPCNSFTLPPPPSDPKRTGPRPCPVCYLPVEEAIELMPKSPSPSPVLKNLTYIYEENISRFGEFGGSDFGGYPTLKQRNESFDIQESMSVHCGFVRGTKPGRNTGFDIDEADILEMEKCNGVVVASAIFGNFDEINEPADISTYSKETVCFLMFVDEETEKYLKSSGKLGSSKMIGLWRIIVAHNLPYTDARRTGKIPKLLLHRLVPNARYSIWVDGKLKLVVDPYKILERFLWRKNATFAISKHYRRFDVFVEAEANKAAKKYDNASIDFQIEFYKREGLTPYTEAKLPLTSDVPEGCVVIREHVPISNLFTCLWFNEVDRFTSRDQISFSTVRDKILSKVDFHFNMFLDCERRNFVIQKYHRDILLRLAPPAGHVQPPPPPAPILEVVSEKVGSPPSRRGPGRRGRDRKTGNRRHRKVVAGSKDMDTTS